The following are encoded in a window of Tessaracoccus flavescens genomic DNA:
- a CDS encoding DUF2089 domain-containing protein: MSGKHLYHAPADCPVCGDTLITTRKGCLRCGTEIAGEFASCEFCNLGQADLDLLKVFLGSRGNLREVEKHLQVSYPTARVRLDAVLAKLDLEPSGETAARASDEGAEEAPSEYGEEVPGEGSPEDQILARVARGEITPEVAAQLLG, encoded by the coding sequence ATGAGCGGAAAGCACCTGTACCACGCACCGGCCGACTGCCCGGTCTGCGGCGACACCCTGATCACCACCCGCAAGGGCTGCCTGCGCTGCGGCACCGAGATCGCTGGCGAGTTCGCGAGCTGCGAGTTCTGCAACCTCGGCCAGGCCGACCTCGATCTGCTCAAGGTGTTCCTCGGGTCGCGGGGCAACCTGCGCGAGGTGGAGAAGCACCTCCAGGTCTCCTACCCGACGGCGCGGGTCCGGCTCGACGCGGTGCTCGCGAAGCTTGATCTCGAGCCGAGCGGTGAGACCGCGGCGCGGGCCTCCGACGAGGGGGCCGAGGAGGCGCCGTCGGAGTACGGCGAGGAGGTTCCCGGCGAGGGCTCGCCGGAGGACCAGATCCTCGCCCGGGTCGCCCGCGGAGAGATCACGCCGGAGGTTGCCGCCCAGCTGCTCGGCTGA